The Dyadobacter sp. 676 DNA window CTCGTAAATGTCGATACCGGAGCTTCCCGCGTTCTTCAGGTTCAAAGTTCCGAGATCTTCGTCGGGCTCGCGGTCGCCATCGATCGTCGCTTTCAATTTGCCCGTCACAACTTCCGAGGTAAATTTGTCAAGCTGAATGATAATGGTTGCGTCTTCCAGCGAACGCTCGTCACCGTCAACTTTAAGCTTCGTCACTTTATAGCTTCCCGCCACTTTCGAGCTCAATTCCGGGGATACGTCCTTGTCCTTGTCTTCGCAGGCGAACATCAATGTGCTGAGCAACAACAGAGCGAAAATGTTTCTCAAAAATGTAATCTTTTTCATGGCTGTATCTGATTTGAAATGGATAATGGATGAGATAATTTTTGCCTTTCGACCTTACAAAGGTAGCCTCCCCGGGAGCGGGAGATCAATCCTATAAATGCATGATTTTTCGAAAATCATATGTTTATAGGATATTATTAAAAGGTTTTATTTCAGACTTTTGCCACTGTAATTTTCCAGTCCATTCTACTCTCCGGGTCCGATGAAATTATATTTGAGAGCACTCTTACTTACCTTTTTTTACAGCGCGGCATTTGCACAAAACCCAGATCCCGCTGCCATTCTGAAACGCATTCAGACCAGCAAGCAAGACACTAACCGGGTGCTTGCCTACATTGAATACGGGCAATATCTCGAGAATCAGAACCTGGACAGCGCCGGTAAATATTACCTCAAGGCCGACGCCCTGAGCGAGCAGCTGAACTACGACACGGGCCGGTTCAAGTTCCGCTCCAACTACACTTATATCCTCAACTTGCAGGGGAAATTCGAAGAAGGACTGAAACTGAACCGCGAGAGCCTGGAAATCGCCAGAAGAATGAAGCATCAGGTCAATATCGGCAAGAGCCTTGCCAATATCGCCGCGAGTTACACCTATATGGGGAACTTCACCGAGGCTATCAAATACTACCAGCAATCGGCCAGTCAGTTCGACAAGCTGGGGATGAAGGAGTTCCTTCCAAGGCTTTACATCAGCATTGGAACGGCATTCGAGCATGCCAATCTTTTCAACAAATCATTGGTATACAAGCAGAAAGCATTGCAGCTCGCGCGACCGATGAAGGATAGCCTGCAACTTGCGGATATCCTGACGAACATCGGCGGTTGCTATTTCAATCTGAAAAGGTACAACGATGCCCTCGCGCATTTCAAGGAAGGTCTGAAAGTGGCTGAAAATATCCGTTCCGACATCTTCGTCACCCAGGCTTACGCCGGCCTCTGCCGCACAAACCGCCTCTTGAAGAACCTCGACGCAGCATGGGAATACGGCCGGAAGGGGCTTGACCTTGCCCGGAAAACCGGCAATGTTTTTCTCGAACTCGACTGTCTGCGTGCTTTGATGTTCCTCGCGGAGGACAGCAAGAAAATCGATTTATCGGCCAAATACACGAAAGAAGCGCTCACCATCGCCGAGGCGAACAACATGACCGACCACCTGGTAGAACTTTATGAAGATTACGCGACCGACCTCGCCCGGCAGAATAATTATAAGGGTGCTTACGATTACCTGATGAAATATTCGATCCTGAACGACTCCATCCAGGGAATAGACGTGCAAAAGCAATTACAGGAGCTCGACACCAAATACCTGACCGCGCAGAAGGAAAAGCAGATCGTAACGCTTGAAAAAGAGAAACAAACCCGCAACACCCTGATATATGGCCTCATTGCCGGGCTCGTTGGCCTGCTCGTAATCGCGATATTGGTTTACCGCAACATCGCATTTCGCAAACGCGTGGCCGAACAGGAAGTACTGCGTTTGCAGCAGGAAAAACAATTGGTCGCCACCAATTCCATTCTGAAAGGGCAGGAAGAAGAACGTACCCGCGTGGCCCGCGACCTGCACGACGGCCTGGGCGGATTATTATCTGGTATCAAACTAACTCTGAATTCCGTGAAAGGAAATGTAATCCTGCCCGAAGAAAGCGCTATGACGTTTACCAGGGCCCTGACGCAACTCGATGGCGCCATCAGCGAAATGCGCCGCGTAGCCCACAGCATGATGCCCGAATCGCTTGTGCGGTTCGGATTAATCGACGCGCTGAGCGATTTTTGCGACGGCATCAGCGCTTCCGGCCGGTTGAAAGTAAATATGCAGGCCTTCGGCTTTGAAGACAAACGCCTCGATTCGCAGGTGGAAGTCGTCCTTTACCGGATCATCCAGGAGCTGCTCAACAATGTGCTCAAATACGCCGAAGCCACCGAAGCGCAGGTGCAGCTTACTTGGGTTGAAAACCACGTGAGTGTAACCGTAGAAGACAATGGAAAGGGCTTCGACGTCAAAAACCTCGAACAAAACAAGGGTGCCGGCCTCCGCAACGTCCAGGCCCGCGTGGACTATCTGAACGGTACGCTCGACATCCAGTCGAAGCCGGGCGAAGGAACCTCGGTACTGGTTGAAGTCGTACTTTAATTATCGCTCCCAACGCCAGAAATGGCTTTAATCCCAATAAAAAAGAACTTATGAGTGTCAGAATCCTCATCGTCGACGATCACCCGCTGGTATTGGAAGGACTGAAGTCGCTGCTCGCCGACGCGGAAGGCGTACAGGTCGTAGGAACGGCCACCAATGCCATCGAGGCCATTGCATTCCTGAAAAACAATGAAGTGGACATCGCATTCCTCGACATCAACCTTCCCGACATCAGCGGCATCGACCTTTGCAAAAAAGTAAAAGACCAGTTCCCGGAGGTCAAAACGCTCGCATTAAGCACATTCAACGAACGCGCCTACGTATCGCGCATGATCCAAAATGGCGCCTCAGGCTATTTGATCAAGAGTTCCGGCAAGGAAGACATCCTCGAAGCCATCGCACAGGTGCAGGCCGGCGGGTATTTTATGAATGTGCAGTTCGATCAGGTAACGCCGGCCACGGCGCCGAAAACCGTTCCTTTTTTGACAAGGCGGGAAAAAGAAGTGCTCTTATTAATCGCGGAAGGACTTACCAACCCGCAGATTGCCGAACAGTTATTCGTAAGCGTAACAACGGTGAACAGCCATCGCCAGAACTTGCTCATCAAGTTCGAGGTATCGAATACGGCTTCGCTCATCAAGCTGGCTGCCGGCCTGGGGTTGATCTGACAATGCCGCTTGTGAGTGAACGCAATGTCCGAATGTCATCGGGACCGGATTTTCGGGTGTTGCCGTCTTCGGTCTTTTTGACAGCGTCCGAAAGCATCCTGCCCCGATCCTCCGCGGATGGATCGGGGCTTGTTTAAAATCAGTTCGTTGCCAGGCTTCCAAACGGGAAAATAGCCGAGGAGACATGCGCCCGGTTCATAATCTGACCTAATTCTCTGGCCTTTTCTGGGAATTGCGGGGTCAGATTATTTTTTTCCTGCGGGTCTTTTGAGAGATCATAGAGCTCAACCAGCGCATCCGGATTACCGGCGGCTTTCAACCGGACCGCCTTCCAGTTGCCCTGGCGCACCGCCTGCCTGCCGCCTTGCTCGTGGAATTCCCAGTACAGATAATCATGCTTTTTCTGGGTTGGCTTGCCCTTCAATGCGTCGGTAAATGAAATGCCGTCGATATTGCGGGGCGCGGACGCATTTGCCAGCTCTGCGAAAGTGGGCAGAATGTCCCAGAAGGCGCCGATGTAATCGCTTTTGGAACCCGGCTTGATGACAGCGGGCCAACGAGCGGCGAATGGTTCACGAATACCACCCTCATACAAATCGCGCTTCACGCCGCGGAAGCCGGCACTGCTGTCGAAAAAATTCGGGTCCGCCCCTCCTTCGATGTGCGGGCCATTGTCGCTGGTGAAAATGACCAGCGTATTCTTATCCAGTCCTTTTTCCTTCAATTTATCCATCACCTGCCCCACGTACAGGTCCAGGCGTGCCACCATGGCCGCAAAAGTGGCGTGAGGAAATTCCTGCGATGCATAACCGCCACCGGTAGCCCCGGGGCCATAGTCGGCACCCTTGTATGGCTTTTCTCCGAATTTACCTTTATAGAACCTGAAAAGGCTGTCGTCCGGCACAACCAGCTCTGCGTGCGGCAGAATGTAGGGCAGGAACAAGAAGAACGGCTGCTTTCCGTCCTGTGCCTCCAGAAAAGCGATCGCCTTTTTCTGGATCAGGTCGGGGGCGTATTCCTTGTTGTTGATCAGCCCTTTATTTCCTTCCAAGAGTATTTTTTTGCTGTTATCCCAAAGGTGTTCGGGATAATAGCGATGTGCCAGGCTCTGGCAGTTATAACCAAAAAAACGGTCGAATCCCTGCTTGTTCGGGTCACCCTCCGAACCCACCGGGCCCAATCCCCACTTCCCGAAAGCGGCCGTTGTATATCCCGACTTTTTTTAGTATTTCCGCCAATGTGATCACCGAATCGGCAATGGGTTGCTGGCCTTCCGGTTCCACACTTTTGTTGCCGCGAATGTAGGTATGCCCCGTGTGCTGGCCCGTCAGCAGCGACGACCGCGAAGGCGCGCATACGGAGGTACCCGCATAGAATTGACTGAAAATCATCCCTTCCCGCGCGAGACGATCGATGTTGGGTGTTTTAATAAGTTTTTGCCCGTTAAAACCGACATCGCCATAGCCGAGGTCGTCGGCCAGGATAAATACGATATTCGGACGTGCCGGTTTAGGTGTTTGGGCTGGGGAATGATGGCAAAGAAACGACGTGGCAAAGAGGGCAACCAGCAAAAAGTACTTTTTCATTATGGAGTAGATTAATACACTTCAGAAAGACATTGCAATCCCGGGAATACTTGGATTTAACTTGGTAGCTGTATCTTTGTTTCCGATACCCTACGACAGCCCGGACGACCGGCATGAATTGACAACCACCGAAAATTCCGGCAAGTCGCGCCTGGACTGTCTCTTAGGGTATCGGAAAGCAGATATGTTTCTGAATATTGCTAATCGGGAGATCGACGTAATCTACTTGTTTGATAGACAAAGTAAAGATAAATACTTTGAACAAGCAAATGCTAATAGAAAGAATTTGCGATTTTACCGGTGATTTCTGAGACTATTTTAGCAGTCTGACAGAATAATTGTCAAATTTCCCGTCGTCGGTCAGCAACCACAAATCTTCCACTTGTGATTGCGCAATCAGCAACTGTCGAAAGGTTCTTTATGAATCAATGGAAGCTGCTGATACACACCCAATGCGGGATTTTGATATCGATCAGTTGAACTTCCGCTGGCACCAGACGATCAATGGGATTGGGAATAGTAAGTTTCAGTAAGCCAGCTTTAATGGCGATTTCCCAAAGTGAACCCATACTGAAAAACAGCTCGTTTTGCTTGTTTTCGATCAGGTCGATTTGCGTTTGGCTAAGCCTTTCGTCGTCAGTCAGAAACCAAAGAAGGATGTGAGTGTCAAGAAGTATTCTCATTCGAGCGCATTAAAATCCGTTAGTTCATCCGTGAAGTTATCGGGAACGCGAGATATAATGCCTTTGCCTGAGCCTCTTTTCAATTCAAGTTTCGCTGCATTCGAAGACTCCTGAAACAGGTGATAGGCCCATTCCAGCTTATCCTTGAAATCCTTGTCGTGCAAGGCTTCCAATTGCTTTTTAAGCAATTCGTTTTCCCTCTTCAATGCGTCGAAATCTTTTTGAGAAATAACAGGAGTACCCATGGCTTTTGAATTTACATATGAGTAAATTTAAGATAAGTATCCCTGAAATACAACATCACTTTTTAGCGACTCGGAAAGGCGGTAATCTTGCCGATGTTTTGCACACGTCCGCTGGCCCTTACTTTCCAAATGTCATATTTTTTCTGCATATCCAGCCAAAATTCGGCACTCACACCAAACCCTTTCTCCAACCTGACCGCCATCTCGGCCGATATGCCCGCCACCTCATTGACCACTTCGGAGAGCTGCTTGCGGCTAACATTCAATTCCTTTGCGGCGCGGGTTACCGAAATCTTCATTTCTTTTAATATATCCTCGCGCAACACCGCGCCCGGGTGCACAGGTTTCATTTCACTTTCCATAACGTTCAATGATAATCGACGTAGTCGATTTGTATACATTACCATCTTCAAACCTGAACAGCACCCGATAATTCCCGGTGATCCAAACTGACCAAAAGCCTTCCAACCTACCTGAAAGTGAATGCAATCGATATCCGGGAATGGCTCTGACAGGTTCAAGGTTTTTGGCCGTGTTTAAAACCGAGAGGATACGTTTGAGCTTCTCGATTTGCTCAGGTGGCAACTTCGATGCATCGTCCTTTTCCCAAAGCAGCCTGAGCCCTTTGTGGTTGAAAGTCTTAATCATATTAAAGATAGTACGTAACCTCGAAGGTTACAAATTTATCAACAGCAATATGATCGTTGTTGCTGATAAATTCCATCTTCTATTTCCGAACGGCACGCCCTATCTCCCGAACGTTCTTCCCTGTCTTATGCTGCAAATCATCACCCATGTCTTCACGGGCTGCATCGGCGATCTTTTCGAGTTCCGCCACTATTTCCGGGTTCTGTTCCAGCACGTCATACCGCTCGGACGGATCGCGGGCGAGGTTGTATAATGCCTTCGGGTATTGATGATCTTCCGGCGCCGGGCCGGGCTGACCGTTTTTACCCGGCAATGACCCCTCGTACGTGCGGCCGGGATGCGCGAACACGAGTTTCCAATTGCCTTTCCGAACAGCTTCGAGGCTGTTTTTGCGGTAGTAATACAAAAAGGTTTCCCGCGGCGTCTGGCTTTCGTCGCCTTTGAGCAATGCGCTGAAATCGACGCCGTCGATTTTTTCTTTCGGTAATTTCGCGCCGGTGAGTTTGACGATCGTCGGGAGGACGTCGAGTGTGGACAAAAGCTTGTTGGAAACCCTTCCGGCCGGAATAACGCCCGGCCAGCGCATAATGCAAGGTTCCCGTTGCCCGCCTTCGAAGGAGGTTCCTTTACCTTCGCGGAAACCTCCGGCAGAACCGGCATGGTCGCCGTAATTCAACCACGGACCGTTGTCGCTGGTAAAAATTACAAGGGTGTTATTATCCAGGCCCTGCGCCTTCAACTCCTTCATGATCTCCCCTACCGACCAGTCGAGTTCCATCATCACATCGCCGAAAATACCTCTTTCGCTTTTACCGCGGAACTTCGCGGACGCGGCCAGGGGCACATGTGGGAGCGGATGCGGCACGTACAGGAAGAAGGGTTTGCTTTTGTTTCTTTTGATAAACGAGATGGCCTTTTCGGTGATTACGGGCGTCAGTTCACTGGCATCTTCCAGGTTTTTGATCTCTTTTACCTGCTTGTTACCGTCGATCCAGTGAAGCGGCGGATATTTTGCGCGCTCCTGCCACGGGTGCAACGGCCACATGTCATGCGAATAAGGCACGCCGTAATATTCGTCGAAGCCCTGTTGGAGCGGTAAAAATTCCTGGTCGCTGCCCAGATGCCATTTACCGAAAATACCGGTTGCGTAGCCCTGCGCCTTCACGAGTTCGGCAATGGTCTCTTCTTTGGGGTTAAGCCCAAGCCCCGCATTCGGCCCGAACGCCCCTGATATGCCCAGGCGGTTGGGATAACAACCCGTAAGTAATGCGGCACGGGAGGCGCTGCAAACCGCCTGCGCGGCCATAAAATTGGTGAACCGGGTACCCTCCATGGCCATTTTGTCGAGATTAGGCGTCTTATAGCCTAATGCGCCGTTTACGGAAAGGTCGCCATAGCCGAGGTCGTCGATGAAGAACAGGACGATGTTGGGTGTTTTCGCCGCCGGTTTGCCGGATTGAAAGGCCATCAGAAGGCAAAGGCCCGTTGTGACCAGCAGCAGGGAGAGTATTCTAAGCATCTTGCAAGGTTTGGTTTTAGGTAATATCAGCGCAGTATGGCGCCAAGCTCCCGCCTGGTACCGTACTGCGCTGTTTGCTCAAAATTAATTACCAGTTCGGATTTTGTTTCAGGTTCGGGTTCAAATCGCGCTCCTTTTGCGGGATCGGCCAGAGGTAATGGCGGCTCGCATCAAAAACACGGTCCGAAGAGGCAGCCTGCACCGTAACCAGCTTGCCGCTGGCATCCGGGTAAGTAATGCCGAACACCGGACCATTCATTACCTGCTCCCCGATTTTCCATCGACGGATGTCATACAACCGCTGTCCCTCGAAAGCCAGTTCCACCGTCCGTTCGCGCCGGACGATTTCGCGCAACGCAGCCTGGGCGGTTGTCGTTACCGAAGGCTGTTTCACATCGGTACGGCCGTTTCTTACCTGATTAATGGCCGCCAGCACGCTCGCATCGATTTGCCCCAGCTCGATTTTCGCTTCGGCATAAGTCAGCAGCACCTCCGCGTAACGTAGCAGGATAATGTTGATGCCGCTATTGCCGGGATTCGCGAAATCTTCGGCATTGATATACTTTTTAATATTAAAACCAGTGGTAGAAGCGATGTAAGTGCTTCCGATCGCATCGGCGGTGCCACTGGTCGGGCGGGGCTGGAAAGTAATACCGCTGGGTAATGCGTCGCCTTCGAGGAATACCGAAAATTTCAGGCGCGGGTCGCGATTGACATAAGGTTTCGCCGGATCGTAGCCGCTCGAAGGATCGGTGATTTTCTTGCCTTCGAGTGTTTCATAGGTGTCTACCAATGCTTTTGTCGGCACATAGGTACTTTGCGCATTTTTCTGGCTGTACGGGGCGAGCAAGTTGAAGACGTTGTTCGGATAAACATCCTTCAAATACTGTTTGTCCAAAAGCACTTCCTTGTTGTTCTCCGCGGCGTAGCTATACAGTTTTTCATAGGACTCATTCAAACCATACACTCCGAGCTTGATCACCTGATCGGCGGCATCGGCAGCTTTCTGGTAACGTCCCGCGTACAGGTCCGCACGCGCGAGCAAGCCTAATGCGGCACCTTTCGTAAACCGGCCTTTATCTGCGGCACCGTAAGTAGCCGGCAACAATGCAGCAGCTTCGGTCAGTTCTTTTTCCACAAAATTCCAGATTTCCTCGACCGGTGTGTTGGTCAATGCGCGGCCTTCATCGATACTGATCGACGACGTTACCAGCGGCACCGGACCAAACAATCCGGCGAGTTTCAAATAATGGTAAGCCCGTAGCGCCTTTGCTTCGCCTTTGAGCTGATTGATCAATGCAGCATTAGTGCCCGGCACTTTATCGACGTTTTCAAGGAAATAATTTACGCCGCGAATGCCCCGGTAAGCCCTTTTCCACTCTTCATATATCACCGAACTCGTAGCGTCATAACTTCCGGCCTCAACGTAAGCGGCCACGTTGAAGCTCTGGTTGGTGTGCGCGAGATCGGTAATGCCGTCCCAGGTTACGGCGGTCGTGCTGTCCAGATCGGTGTAGAGGGAGTTAACGGCAAGTTTGGCGTCGTTTTCGGTTTTCCAGAACAAATCTTCTGAAAGCCGGTCGTTGGGAACGGTTTCGAGCAGGCCCGAATCGCAGGAGGACAGACCAAGCATCAATGCCGTAATTCCTGCGTAAATGGTATGTTTAAATGTACTTGTTTTCATAAATGTGATCAGAATGAGAGGTTCAAACCAAATGTGTACAATGCGGTTTGCGGGAAATAAACGGCACGGCCGGACGGTACTTCGGGGTCGAGGTTCCATTCATTCAGCTTGGAAAATGTCAGCAGATTGGTAGCCGAAGCGTAAACACGGATGCGGCTTACCCTAAGCTTGCTCACGATGTCCGCCGGAATATTGTACGCGAGCTGCACGTTTTTCAGGCGCAGGTAAGAACCGTCGATCACCAGCCGGTCCGAAGTCGCCACATTTCGAAGGTCGAACTTCACCGGGCGAGGGAAACGCGCCCCGGGGTTTTCGGGAGTCCAGTAATTATTCGTGTAAATCTCATGGGTGAAACCTTCCTGGTTGCCCATTTCCGCGAGTGCACCGGCCAGGCGTGCATCTACTTTCGCCGCTCCCTGAAACAATATGCTCAGGTCGAAACCCTTGAAAGAGAAATCGCCGTTCAGGCCAAATGTGTATTTCGGGAATGAGTTACCGATCACGGTCATGTCGTCGGCGTTGATCTTGCCGTCGCCATTCCGATCCACATATTTTACGTCGCCGGGCTTGGTATTGGCGACGTAGGTTGCCTTGTACTCGGTAATTTCCTGCTGGGACTGGAAAAGTCCGTCGGTCTGATAACCCCACAGTGTGTTGATCGGCAGGCCTTTGGCGATGATATAACGCGGGTCGATATCAGAACCGGTGATGTACGGACCGGTGCCTTTCAAATCCACGACTTTGTTTTCATTAATACTCAAATTTCCTCCCAAACCATACCGGAAACCTGACGCACTCGCAGCGCCACGGTAGTTCAGGCTAAACTCCCAGCCTTTATTCTCTACCGAACCTGCATTCTGCGGCGGTGCTTTCAAGCCTATCGTGGCAGGGATGTCGAGGTTCAAAAGAATATCGTCGGTGAGCTTGCGATAGTAATCGGCGGTTAACGCCAACCGCTTGTTCAGAAATACCGCATCGATACCGAGGTCGAGTTGCGTGGTAGACTCCCAGCCCAGGCCGGTATTAGCCAGCGTCGTAGGGCGGTAGCCTTGCACCGGCACACCACCGAAGCTGTAACCGAGGGCCGTCAACGCCGAATAGTAGCTATACAAATCCACCGACTGGTTTCCGGTAATCCCCCACGAGCCGCGGAGTTTCAGGTCATTAACCGCTTTTTCCAGCCCTTGCCAGAAATTTTCCTTCGAAATGCGCCATCCCGCCGAGAATGAAGGGAAGAAACTGTATTGTTTTGAGCCGGTGAATTTGGAAGAACCGTCATAGCGGCCATTCGCCTCGAACAGGTATTTCTCTTTGTAATCATAATTTACCCGTCCGAAATACGAGCGCAGGCCATATTCGGCGTCGTTGCCGGAATTGCTTTTGGTACCGTCATTCGCGCCCTGACCGATCGACCCGATGTCATTGTTATAAAACCGCTCACGGTAGGCCGACAGGAAAGTCTGCGTATTGCCGATTTGCGAGTAACCCACCAACGCCTTCAAACCATGACTGCCAAAGCTTTTTTCGTAGGTCAGCAAATTATTGATCGTATACTCGCGCAGCGTGTTCCTGACTTCCGTGAGCGAATTGATGGCGACTGTTTTGGTAACGTTGGTATTCTTGTCGGTGTTAGTATATGAGTTGGTAAAGTTTTTCTGGTTGGTAAATGTGCCCCGGCCAGCGATTTGCGTGGAGAACGTCAATCCTTCCACAATGTCGAATTCAGCCTTGACATAACCCGCCAGGTAATCCGTCACTTGTCTTGACTGCCCCCCCGATTTCATTAAACATCAATGGGTTATTCCCCTGCGTGCTCAATCCATAAGTACCATCCGGATATTTGGGAACCGCCCACAATGTGCCGTGAAAGAAGTGATTCAAGGGTTGTGGGTTCTGTCCGGAATTGTTCACGGTGGGGTTCAATGCGCGGGCATAGCGGTAGTTGATGTCGCCGCTGACGCGAATGCGTTTCGAGACATTGTAGTCGGTATTCAAACGGAATTCGCCGATTTTATTGGAATAACCGGCAATTACCCCCTGCTGGTCCTGGAAACGGGCGCTCAACCGGGTGCGGATCATGTCAGTTCCGCCGGCTACCGAAATGGTGTGATTTTGCTGGGGAGCGGAGCGAAGCATCGTTTCGAACCAGGTATTCGGCATCGGGTATTTCTCCCGGTCGGTCGCATGAACGTACGCTTGAATGGATTCCTCTGTAAAACGCGCCGGAACAGCCAGGCCGGCATTCGTGTACGCAGCCACCTGCTCGCGCATGTAAGCCTCGATCCCCATCATTTTGGGCACGTTGTTGGATTTCTGAACGGCATAATAACCGTGGTAATCCACCTGTACCTTGCCGCCTTTGGCACGCTTCGTAGTGACGAGAATGACGCCATTGGTTGCGCGGGAGCCGTAAATGGCTGTCGAAGAGGCATCCTTCAAAACGGAAATCGACTCGATATCGTCCGGGTTGATATCGCTCAAACGCTGCTCGATGCCATCCACGATCACCAATGCATCGTTTTTGCCGAGATCATACCCGCTGGTACTGCTGCCGTTGATATTGAACGTGGTGATACCCCGGACCCGGATATTGGTATTCGACTTCCCCGGCGAACCACCTTGATCGAGCACGGTCACACCCGGCATCAGTCCCTGCATCGACTGCTGGATATTCGATACCGGCCGTTTGGTAATTGCTTCACCGCTGATCTGGGACACCGAGTTCGTGAGGGCATTCCGTTTCTGGGTGCCGTAACCCACCACTACGACTTCCTCCAACTGCTTCGTATCCGCAGCCAGCTTGATATCGATCGTGGCGCGGCCGTTCACGGCCACCTCCTGGGTAACGTACCCGATCCCGGAGAAAACAAGAATACCGTTCGATGGTGCATTGATTTCGTACTTACCGTCGGCGTCCGTGGAGGTACCGGTAAGCGTGTTTTTGACTACAATATTGACGCCTGGCACCGAACCATTGTCGGTTGCGGACGTTACGGTGCCTTTCACGGCGATGTTCTGGGCGAAGGCGCCGAGGCCAGGGAGCAGCAAAGCCGCAATCAGCAGGCCTCTGCTCAGGAGAGCGTTTCTGGATAGATTTTGGAACATAGTAATTAGTTAAAATGGGGCTGGGTTCAGACAATCGGGTACGTGCAAACGCAGTGCGGTCAGCGGGCCGCCGGAATCATTAAAGAAGAACAAATCGGAAATGGCTGTTACCGGCTAGCAGCGGCAACAACAGCGGAATAATTGGGAAAGATCCATGCGGCGGTTCAGGTTGGTGGTTGTCAATGGGCAAATCAATAAACTATAAATTCTATTAAACATATAGGCAAAGTAAAATAGCGAATCTGCAACAAGCAACCCGGGTTTACTTATTTTGAACAAATCGGGCGATTTTTAAAGATTACTGCTATTAATCATGTAAAAAATACAAAGGCGGCGATTATACTCACCGCCCGTAGATCGTTTGCAGGTATTGCTTTTGCAAGGTCGAGAAATACAACACGCCGCCGATCAGCACCGCCCAGATAAGGAAAAGCAGCGTGGGGTGCGGGAAATAATGGTAAGCCGTAATGAACACCAATGCGCCGCGGGCGAATTCGAGGTAAAACACCCAGCGGCGCTGTTCGAGAATGGCGCCACAGTTGATGAGTGTCACAAATAGCACCAGTGCGACCATCACTTGCAGAAAAGTTTCTTCCTGATGCTCGAAAAGAAGCAGGAAAAACAGCGTGGTCACGGTAACGATGAACTGCACCAAAACATACCGCCTGAATTTCTGTGACCGTACGCGCACTTTGTTTTTGGACAGAAAACGCTTTTCGACAATGCGTCTCACAGCCGGGTCGAAATCGGCCGGACTGCCGAAAATGACTTTCAGTTTCGCAGCAATGCCCTTTTGCTGCTGGGCGTAATACCAGATTTCAACGAGAAAATGGAAATGTTGCCATAGAAAGCTATAACTGTCGAGCTGCCTGGTGAGGCCGTAAACGGGCTCCTCTTTTTCCTCCGCGAATGTGCCGAAAAGTTTGTCCCAGATAATGAACATGTCCCCGAAATTCTTATCG harbors:
- a CDS encoding RagB/SusD family nutrient uptake outer membrane protein, giving the protein MKTSTFKHTIYAGITALMLGLSSCDSGLLETVPNDRLSEDLFWKTENDAKLAVNSLYTDLDSTTAVTWDGITDLAHTNQSFNVAAYVEAGSYDATSSVIYEEWKRAYRGIRGVNYFLENVDKVPGTNAALINQLKGEAKALRAYHYLKLAGLFGPVPLVTSSISIDEGRALTNTPVEEIWNFVEKELTEAAALLPATYGAADKGRFTKGAALGLLARADLYAGRYQKAADAADQVIKLGVYGLNESYEKLYSYAAENNKEVLLDKQYLKDVYPNNVFNLLAPYSQKNAQSTYVPTKALVDTYETLEGKKITDPSSGYDPAKPYVNRDPRLKFSVFLEGDALPSGITFQPRPTSGTADAIGSTYIASTTGFNIKKYINAEDFANPGNSGINIILLRYAEVLLTYAEAKIELGQIDASVLAAINQVRNGRTDVKQPSVTTTAQAALREIVRRERTVELAFEGQRLYDIRRWKIGEQVMNGPVFGITYPDASGKLVTVQAASSDRVFDASRHYLWPIPQKERDLNPNLKQNPNW
- a CDS encoding sterol desaturase family protein, which produces MALNYMALAVPLFLLLIGIEYWVSKRLGRQLFNFNSSIANMNVGVAERLTDMFTAGSFFFFYDYLQKNYGLFEIRPTLLVWIALLLATDFVWYWYHRAGHKINLFWGFHVVHHTSEEFNYTAGTRITIFQAVVRTAFWSVLPLIGFPAQMITTMLIVHGLYPFFTHTQVIGKLGILEYILVTPSHHRVHHASNEAYLDKNFGDMFIIWDKLFGTFAEEKEEPVYGLTRQLDSYSFLWQHFHFLVEIWYYAQQQKGIAAKLKVIFGSPADFDPAVRRIVEKRFLSKNKVRVRSQKFRRYVLVQFIVTVTTLFFLLLFEHQEETFLQVMVALVLFVTLINCGAILEQRRWVFYLEFARGALVFITAYHYFPHPTLLFLIWAVLIGGVLYFSTLQKQYLQTIYGR
- a CDS encoding SusC/RagA family TonB-linked outer membrane protein, which encodes MFQNLSRNALLSRGLLIAALLLPGLGAFAQNIAVKGTVTSATDNGSVPGVNIVVKNTLTGTSTDADGKYEINAPSNGILVFSGIGYVTQEVAVNGRATIDIKLAADTKQLEEVVVVGYGTQKRNALTNSVSQISGEAITKRPVSNIQQSMQGLMPGVTVLDQGGSPGKSNTNIRVRGITTFNINGSSTSGYDLGKNDALVIVDGIEQRLSDINPDDIESISVLKDASSTAIYGSRATNGVILVTTKRAKGGKVQVDYHGYYAVQKSNNVPKMMGIEAYMREQVAAYTNAGLAVPARFTEESIQAYVHATDREKYPMPNTWFETMLRSAPQQNHTISVAGGTDMIRTRLSARFQDQQGVIAGYSNKIGEFRLNTDYNVSKRIRVSGDINYRYARALNPTVNNSGQNPQPLNHFFHGTLWAVPKYPDGTYGLSTQGNNPLMFNEIGGAVKTSDGLPGGLCQG
- a CDS encoding SusC/RagA family TonB-linked outer membrane protein translates to MKSGGQSRQVTDYLAGYVKAEFDIVEGLTFSTQIAGRGTFTNQKNFTNSYTNTDKNTNVTKTVAINSLTEVRNTLREYTINNLLTYEKSFGSHGLKALVGYSQIGNTQTFLSAYRERFYNNDIGSIGQGANDGTKSNSGNDAEYGLRSYFGRVNYDYKEKYLFEANGRYDGSSKFTGSKQYSFFPSFSAGWRISKENFWQGLEKAVNDLKLRGSWGITGNQSVDLYSYYSALTALGYSFGGVPVQGYRPTTLANTGLGWESTTQLDLGIDAVFLNKRLALTADYYRKLTDDILLNLDIPATIGLKAPPQNAGSVENKGWEFSLNYRGAASASGFRYGLGGNLSINENKVVDLKGTGPYITGSDIDPRYIIAKGLPINTLWGYQTDGLFQSQQEITEYKATYVANTKPGDVKYVDRNGDGKINADDMTVIGNSFPKYTFGLNGDFSFKGFDLSILFQGAAKVDARLAGALAEMGNQEGFTHEIYTNNYWTPENPGARFPRPVKFDLRNVATSDRLVIDGSYLRLKNVQLAYNIPADIVSKLRVSRIRVYASATNLLTFSKLNEWNLDPEVPSGRAVYFPQTALYTFGLNLSF